The Prunus dulcis chromosome 5, ALMONDv2, whole genome shotgun sequence genomic sequence GAAGGTTCTATTCGACTTCCTCATTCCTAATCTGAGCTTTCTCTGGACAAATAAAACTACTAATTCTCCCTGCCTACATCCGTTTGGTcctccaaaatttgaaaagaagaaaacagacTCCAAAGCTATGGAATTCTACGTgcattttgtttcttcttctgcttcttctttctgTTGGGAGTGCATTTGTCGACAAACTAACTTCTCCAAAGCTTCCCTCATCCACCAATTTTGACATGCTTCTCTAGCTTCGGCAACAGACATCTACAAAATATATACCATAAATTTTAGAACTACTGATAATATGAATGTGAGAAATCTACACACAATTGAACCAGAAAGTAAAGATGTCCGGAGACAGTAAAGCATATATTGCAATTCCACATACCCATTGTCGTTTTCTGGCACTTTGCTCGGGCCAAAAGTCCAGTTGCTGCTGGACGAGCAAAGGGAACATGTACCCCTCATGAATTAAGCCATGGCTTTTGCTCTTATAACGCCACATACCCAATCTACTCTGCAAGTACATACAAACAATGGATGAGTAAATGGATGCAATTCGATGAAAATTAAGCTGGACTGATTTAGGATTGGTTTTGCAGATACTCACTCCAAGATGGCCAACCACACCGGCTTCCTCTAGCGTTTCTCTTTTAGCCGCTTCTTCGATAGACTCATCAATTTCCCAACCTCCCTATAATCAATCACGTTGCAGTTGCGCAAACGTTTAGGATAATgaataaaacagaaaatgcGTCTAATTTAAAATGGCAGGAGCACAGCCATAAGAAACAAATCCTGGGATCAAAGGCAGTACCTTTGGGAACAACATTCCTTGACCCTTCTGTGAACTAATAACAAGAACTTCTAATTCCTCAAGAGATGAAGATCGTTCGGTTTTCCTAAATCTGTATGGTATGCATCTGCAGAATTAACCCCAAACAATTAGATTACAATATATAAAATCCCAACAAATACtttaatgaaaaagaagaagaaagataaacCATATCGAAATTTGATCACAAAGTTCATTCATTTAACAAAGACCCACTTGAGAATTTCTTAATTCAAGGCTCTAATATTCAAGAATCTTAGAGCCTACAAAACAAAGCTATGAAATTGAAGGAGGGAAACATACCCTACAACTTGGCGATAACCTTCATCATAGCGCTGCATATGCCTTCCCGTCCGGGACACCAAGGAAACCACGTCCTCAATTTGCAAGGGAATGAAATTCCCACCATTTTTCTTAGagaaaagaggagaagagaaaacaaaatctgCAATATTTCTTGAGAGAAAGAGACCCATGGTCGCTTGCTAGGCAAACTTTCGCTACGTGtagaagaaaggaaagaaattgaatatttcttcttcaaagaTTCAAAGAAAGAGACCCACCAATTTAGGGGGATGTCTCAGGAACCAAATTGGGCAAAGAA encodes the following:
- the LOC117628856 gene encoding nudix hydrolase 18, mitochondrial-like, translating into MGLFLSRNIADFVFSSPLFSKKNGGNFIPLQIEDVVSLVSRTGRHMQRYDEGYRQVVGCIPYRFRKTERSSSLEELEVLVISSQKGQGMLFPKGGWEIDESIEEAAKRETLEEAGVVGHLGSRLGMWRYKSKSHGLIHEGYMFPLLVQQQLDFWPEQSARKRQWMSVAEAREACQNWWMREALEKLVCRQMHSQQKEEAEEETKCT